A genomic stretch from Schaalia odontolytica includes:
- a CDS encoding RNA-binding S4 domain-containing protein yields the protein MSTPTIPVRGEIKLGQFVKLSSLAEDGAQARELIQAGDVTVNGEVETRRGHHLSAGDLVEVDAPWGKAAAIVGSPS from the coding sequence ATGAGCACCCCGACGATCCCCGTGCGCGGGGAGATCAAGCTCGGACAATTCGTGAAGCTCTCCTCCCTCGCGGAAGACGGCGCACAGGCCCGCGAACTGATCCAGGCCGGCGACGTAACCGTCAACGGTGAGGTGGAGACGCGCCGTGGCCACCACCTGAGCGCCGGCGACCTCGTGGAGGTCGATGCCCCCTGGGGCAAGGCCGCCGCGATCGTTGGCTCTCCTTCCTGA
- a CDS encoding HisA/HisF-related TIM barrel protein: MTILELLPAIDVTGGLAVRLSSGSIDEGSWGSPLDVARSFVEAGARWVHLVDLDLAFGRGDNSELLARVIREVPVRVELSGGIASRSAIEAGLDMGPERVNIATQALNDIDGVCEAVGAFGERVAVCLDVRGDRLFARGGSGEGGNVWDALRILNEAGVVRLVVTDVTRDGQMNGSNRDLLARVAQETPARVIASGGVNSLADIEALRALGIEGAIVGKALYQGAFTMADALAVAGIEESA, from the coding sequence ATGACGATCCTCGAACTACTGCCCGCGATTGACGTGACGGGCGGGCTGGCCGTGCGCCTGTCCTCGGGATCGATCGACGAGGGTTCCTGGGGCAGTCCCCTCGACGTCGCTCGCTCCTTCGTCGAGGCCGGGGCGCGGTGGGTGCACCTCGTGGACCTGGACCTGGCGTTTGGTCGCGGTGATAACTCCGAGCTGCTTGCCCGGGTGATCCGTGAGGTTCCCGTGCGCGTCGAGCTGTCGGGAGGCATCGCGAGCCGATCGGCCATCGAGGCCGGGCTGGATATGGGTCCCGAACGCGTCAATATCGCCACTCAGGCCCTCAACGACATTGATGGCGTGTGCGAGGCCGTCGGCGCTTTCGGTGAACGCGTTGCCGTGTGCCTGGACGTGCGCGGCGATCGTCTGTTCGCGCGCGGCGGCAGCGGCGAGGGCGGTAACGTCTGGGATGCTCTGCGTATCCTGAACGAGGCGGGGGTGGTCCGGCTGGTTGTCACCGACGTGACCCGCGACGGCCAGATGAACGGCTCGAACCGCGACCTGTTGGCTCGCGTCGCGCAGGAAACTCCCGCCCGCGTCATCGCCTCGGGCGGGGTCAACTCCCTGGCTGACATCGAGGCGCTACGCGCCCTGGGTATCGAAGGGGCGATCGTCGGGAAAGCACTGTACCAGGGTGCTTTCACCATGGCTGACGCATTGGCCGTTGCAGGAATTGAGGAGAGTGCATGA
- a CDS encoding SseB family protein: MTSTPPNLTEEQRNRLAQRLSMMSHDRADVGQGLPRTARALALGRGSDAGAARLEALVDALVFERVIVPIDVEPDPRVTGVHAGENGHNPIDFVRAQTPAGEALAIYSSAQALSAHRPGDRPMALDFRTIGLTALVETGGRIVVNPGTDAVLLPRPAVAALAQGDEWLPAWRDEELRELLLVEAATVCPAISDLEITYAGDGLTRVLVSVDRASFAQADDASAMKETLSQALSRMGSSPRLVAGADRVEIAPVLR; encoded by the coding sequence ATGACGTCTACGCCTCCTAACCTCACCGAGGAACAGAGGAATCGACTGGCGCAGCGCCTGTCGATGATGAGTCACGACCGCGCGGACGTCGGTCAGGGGCTACCTCGTACCGCGCGTGCGCTGGCGCTGGGGCGAGGGAGTGACGCGGGGGCTGCCAGGCTGGAGGCCCTCGTTGATGCGCTCGTCTTCGAGCGCGTCATCGTCCCCATTGACGTCGAGCCCGACCCGCGCGTGACGGGCGTGCATGCCGGGGAGAACGGACACAACCCGATCGACTTCGTGCGGGCTCAGACTCCCGCGGGGGAGGCGCTCGCCATCTACTCGTCGGCGCAGGCGCTGTCCGCTCACCGCCCCGGCGACCGTCCGATGGCCCTGGACTTTCGTACGATTGGGCTGACCGCCCTCGTCGAGACCGGCGGGCGCATCGTCGTCAACCCGGGCACCGACGCGGTGCTCTTGCCGCGTCCGGCCGTCGCGGCTCTCGCCCAGGGGGACGAATGGCTACCGGCTTGGCGAGATGAGGAGCTGCGCGAGCTTCTCCTTGTCGAGGCCGCCACGGTATGCCCGGCGATCAGTGATCTTGAGATTACCTACGCGGGCGACGGCCTGACCCGCGTCCTCGTCTCGGTGGACCGAGCCTCCTTCGCCCAGGCGGATGATGCCTCGGCCATGAAAGAGACGCTGTCCCAGGCTTTGTCCCGCATGGGCTCGAGCCCCCGTCTCGTAGCCGGTGCCGACCGGGTCGAAATCGCTCCCGTTTTGCGCTGA
- the infC gene encoding translation initiation factor IF-3 encodes MNERIRVPEVRLVGPGGEQVGVVRVEDALRLAEEAGLDLVEVAPNAKPPVAKLMDYGKYKYEAAQKARDARRNQANTQLKEIRFRLKIDDHDFGVKKGHVERFLSAGDKVKVMIMFRGREQSRPEAGVRLLQRLAEEIGELATVESMPRQDGRNMTMVLAPTKRKADALTEQRKRREAERAERRGKRAERASKDQARVAADKADEQD; translated from the coding sequence ATCAATGAGCGTATTCGAGTCCCCGAGGTTCGCCTCGTGGGACCCGGAGGTGAACAGGTCGGCGTCGTCCGAGTTGAGGACGCGCTGCGTCTGGCCGAAGAGGCCGGGCTTGACCTGGTTGAGGTTGCGCCGAACGCTAAGCCGCCCGTCGCAAAGCTCATGGATTACGGCAAGTACAAGTACGAAGCCGCCCAGAAGGCACGCGACGCTCGCCGCAACCAGGCGAACACGCAGCTGAAGGAAATCCGCTTCCGACTGAAGATCGACGATCATGACTTCGGCGTTAAGAAGGGCCACGTGGAGCGCTTCCTGTCCGCCGGCGACAAGGTCAAGGTCATGATCATGTTCCGCGGTCGAGAGCAGTCTCGCCCCGAGGCCGGCGTTCGCCTCCTGCAGCGCCTCGCCGAGGAGATCGGTGAGCTTGCAACCGTCGAATCGATGCCCCGTCAGGACGGACGCAACATGACGATGGTGCTGGCCCCCACCAAGCGAAAGGCTGATGCCCTGACTGAGCAGCGTAAGCGCCGCGAGGCCGAGCGCGCCGAGCGCCGGGGCAAGCGCGCGGAGCGCGCCAGCAAGGACCAGGCCCGAGTGGCAGCCGACAAGGCTGACGAACAGGACTGA
- the rpmI gene encoding 50S ribosomal protein L35 — translation MPKNKTHSGAKKRFRTTGSGKIMREQAGARHLLEHKSSRKTRRLATDQVLETADVKRVKRMLGI, via the coding sequence ATGCCGAAGAACAAGACTCATTCCGGTGCTAAGAAGCGCTTCCGTACGACCGGCTCGGGCAAGATCATGCGCGAGCAGGCCGGCGCCCGCCACCTGCTGGAGCACAAGTCCAGCCGTAAGACCCGCCGTCTGGCGACCGACCAGGTCCTGGAGACCGCTGACGTCAAGCGCGTCAAGCGCATGCTGGGCATCTGA
- the rplT gene encoding 50S ribosomal protein L20, which yields MARVKRSVNAKKKRRTVLEQASGYRGQRSRMYRKAKEQVTHSFVYSYRDRKAKKGDFRRLWIQRINAASRAQGLTYNRLIQGLNLAGVEVDRRMLAELAVNDINAFNALVKVAKDALPADINAPKA from the coding sequence ATGGCACGTGTCAAGCGTTCTGTCAACGCCAAGAAGAAGCGTCGTACCGTACTCGAGCAGGCCTCCGGCTACCGTGGCCAGCGCTCGCGCATGTACCGCAAGGCCAAGGAGCAGGTCACTCACTCCTTCGTCTACTCCTACCGCGATCGCAAGGCCAAGAAGGGCGACTTCCGTCGCCTGTGGATCCAGCGCATCAACGCTGCGTCCCGCGCCCAGGGCCTGACCTACAACCGCCTCATCCAGGGCCTGAACCTGGCCGGCGTTGAGGTCGACCGTCGCATGCTGGCCGAGCTGGCCGTGAACGACATCAACGCGTTCAACGCCCTGGTGAAGGTCGCCAAGGACGCCCTGCCCGCCGACATCAACGCCCCCAAGGCCTGA
- a CDS encoding TrmH family RNA methyltransferase produces the protein MSSFAERLTVLDNPRADRVRRVSGLVGRSARSRSGLMLVEGPQAVRELAAHRPDAVRDVYVREDAWQTHADVVDAARRATRWVHPVTAEVSTAMSGDSQGICAVASVDAISRELPEPSVGETIVVIAQGRDPGNVGTIIRTADAFGAVGVVVVAGTVDASSPKVVRSSAGSVFHIPVCVVASFTDARTLVHVRSAALLGTSGGAGSLSLSDLLVQGLSARSRLSQSHAWVFGNEARGLSGEEMRLCDALVSIPMAGEAESLNVASAAATCLFASQTVRGVGN, from the coding sequence GTGAGCTCTTTCGCCGAGCGCCTGACCGTTCTCGATAATCCCCGCGCCGATCGCGTGCGCAGGGTGTCGGGTCTGGTTGGGCGCTCGGCGCGTTCACGCTCGGGCCTGATGCTGGTCGAGGGTCCGCAGGCCGTGCGCGAACTTGCTGCGCACCGACCGGATGCGGTGCGCGACGTGTACGTGCGCGAGGACGCGTGGCAAACGCACGCGGACGTCGTGGACGCTGCCCGGCGCGCGACGCGCTGGGTGCATCCCGTGACCGCTGAGGTCTCGACGGCCATGTCCGGCGACTCCCAGGGTATCTGCGCGGTGGCTTCGGTGGACGCGATCTCCCGTGAACTGCCCGAGCCGAGCGTCGGCGAGACGATCGTCGTCATCGCACAGGGGCGCGACCCCGGCAACGTCGGGACCATCATCCGCACGGCCGACGCGTTCGGAGCGGTCGGCGTCGTGGTCGTCGCGGGCACCGTGGACGCGTCGAGCCCGAAGGTCGTGCGGTCAAGTGCGGGTTCCGTATTCCATATTCCTGTGTGCGTGGTCGCCTCTTTCACTGACGCGCGCACGCTCGTTCACGTCCGCAGTGCGGCCCTGCTGGGGACGAGCGGCGGTGCCGGCTCGCTCAGCTTGTCCGACCTCCTCGTGCAGGGTCTATCGGCTCGTTCGCGCCTGTCCCAGTCCCACGCGTGGGTGTTCGGCAACGAGGCGCGAGGTCTGTCGGGCGAGGAGATGCGCCTGTGTGACGCCCTCGTGTCGATCCCGATGGCGGGGGAGGCTGAGTCCTTGAACGTGGCCAGCGCCGCCGCGACCTGCCTGTTTGCCTCTCAGACCGTGCGGGGTGTCGGGAACTGA
- the thiL gene encoding thiamine-phosphate kinase, translated as MKLSDLSEAQLVSHFRKSFPRGERTMIGIGDDCAQVATPEGSFIVTTDVMVEDQHFHMSWSSGYEVGARVAAQNLADIDAMGGHPSALVASVVAPRDMDADVFLDVVRGLGDRAREAGAGVVGGDLSAGEKLVISVTAFGYCPGPVVRRDGARPGDVVAVSGTLGYSYAGLELLEGGHIDPSARGVEQLGDLAPFVETYRAPRPPLGSGVAAAAAGARAMMDLSDGPATDAARIAKASGVVIEFNRDAIEAEASQLAPAARVCAVDPVRWVLQGGEEHGMIAVFPPDVQLPDGFRVVGVVRACRAEEEPQAMMDGAVLRGAWDHFSPDSVD; from the coding sequence ATGAAGCTATCTGACCTGTCCGAGGCACAGCTGGTGTCTCATTTTCGCAAGTCTTTTCCGCGTGGCGAGCGCACGATGATTGGTATCGGCGACGACTGTGCGCAGGTCGCCACACCCGAGGGATCGTTTATCGTGACGACGGACGTCATGGTGGAGGACCAGCACTTCCATATGTCGTGGTCGAGCGGTTACGAGGTTGGCGCGCGCGTCGCCGCTCAGAACCTTGCCGACATTGACGCGATGGGCGGGCACCCCTCGGCTCTGGTCGCCTCGGTCGTGGCGCCGCGCGACATGGACGCCGACGTTTTTCTCGACGTTGTTCGAGGCTTGGGCGATCGTGCCCGCGAGGCCGGCGCTGGCGTCGTCGGGGGAGACCTGAGCGCGGGGGAGAAGCTCGTCATCTCGGTGACGGCCTTCGGCTATTGCCCGGGCCCGGTGGTGCGCCGTGACGGCGCGCGTCCCGGTGACGTGGTCGCGGTCAGCGGCACGCTTGGCTACTCCTACGCGGGTCTCGAGCTCCTGGAGGGCGGGCACATCGACCCGTCGGCGCGAGGCGTCGAACAGCTGGGAGACCTGGCTCCCTTTGTCGAGACCTACCGCGCGCCGAGGCCTCCGCTGGGCTCCGGCGTGGCGGCTGCGGCTGCGGGCGCTCGCGCCATGATGGACCTGTCGGATGGGCCCGCGACCGATGCTGCACGCATCGCCAAGGCATCGGGTGTCGTCATTGAGTTCAATCGAGATGCCATCGAGGCGGAGGCGAGCCAGCTCGCTCCCGCCGCCCGCGTCTGCGCGGTCGATCCCGTGCGGTGGGTCCTGCAAGGGGGAGAGGAACACGGCATGATCGCCGTTTTTCCGCCGGATGTGCAGCTGCCCGACGGCTTCCGCGTTGTCGGCGTGGTGCGAGCATGCCGGGCCGAGGAAGAACCGCAGGCGATGATGGATGGGGCGGTCCTGCGCGGTGCGTGGGATCATTTTTCCCCCGATTCCGTAGACTAG
- a CDS encoding TetR/AcrR family transcriptional regulator encodes MSNEAKATNTRKPGRPKAGSEDKKARILSEALTLFSTRGYVATSLADIARAADISKAGLLHHYVSKDQLLAAVLDERDRRTVSRLPRAEEGAEAALDAWVDMVANNQRHPDGVALYTAMSAAVIDAQHQAHPWFRQHLLGAIQYLVDAIEAGKAQGAVHPDAPSEQIARKLVALSDGLQVQWLCLRANGDRDFNMHEVTAGVVEDVKARWLIRP; translated from the coding sequence ATGAGCAATGAGGCCAAGGCAACAAACACCCGCAAGCCCGGTCGTCCGAAGGCTGGCAGTGAGGATAAGAAGGCGCGTATCCTATCGGAGGCGTTGACTTTGTTTTCAACCCGGGGCTACGTCGCGACCTCACTGGCGGATATTGCGCGCGCTGCCGATATCTCCAAGGCGGGCCTCCTACACCATTACGTATCGAAGGATCAGCTGCTTGCGGCTGTCCTTGATGAGCGTGATCGGCGTACTGTGAGCCGTCTGCCGCGTGCCGAGGAGGGGGCTGAGGCTGCCCTCGACGCATGGGTGGACATGGTCGCCAACAACCAGCGCCATCCTGATGGCGTTGCCCTCTACACGGCGATGTCTGCCGCGGTTATCGATGCGCAGCATCAGGCCCACCCGTGGTTCCGCCAGCACCTTCTCGGTGCGATTCAGTATCTGGTGGATGCGATTGAGGCTGGCAAGGCGCAAGGCGCGGTTCATCCAGATGCGCCGAGTGAACAGATCGCCCGTAAGCTCGTGGCGCTTTCCGATGGCCTGCAGGTTCAGTGGCTATGTTTGCGCGCTAATGGGGACCGTGACTTCAATATGCATGAGGTGACGGCCGGAGTCGTCGAAGACGTGAAAGCTCGCTGGCTTATTCGTCCCTGA